The sequence below is a genomic window from Candidatus Omnitrophota bacterium.
AACTTGATGCTGACACCTCTTGCCCGGATCTCTCCAAGGTCTTCCGGGTCGAACTCTCCCCAGGAGGCGAACCATCTGCCCTGCTGCCGGAGCCGGCTGATATTCTCTTCGCATTCGGCCTTTTCCTGATAAGCCTCGCCCACCTTCTCCGCAACTTCCAGTATGTCCCTCTCACCGCACAGGTCCTCGGCCCCGGATGGACAGACGCCCCGATAAGGTGCCAGCCTGTCTATAAGGCTCTCCATCTTCGTCAGGCGTTGTTCAATGAAGTTTATCTCGTGTGCTGTCGGTGCTTCCACGTGCCTGACGTGGACCACGCCTTCCCTGCGGAGTTTGGAGACGAACTTCGTCCTTTCGTTCTCCGAAACCAGCAATGTGATCTTCTTCATTTTTTCGATCATACCCCTGCACCGGCCCTGTTCTTCTTCTGGATCTTTTCCTTTGCTATCTTGCCCGTCACCACCGCGGCTGTCTGCATATCGCCCAGGAATATCTGTATCTTCCTGATGTTCTCTCTCGTTCTGGGTATCATGACCTTCTCGAATAAGTTGACCCTCTGGGTCGTTATCCTCAACTCTTCACGGACAAGTTCATCCTGTTTTTTCAGAACTTCCATTTTCGCGTTCTCTATCATGACCTTCTTCATGTGCTCTATGCCATAATCAACCCACAGGGGCGTCTTCTCCAGATCATACTCCTTTTCCCTGAAGACGGCTTTCTCGAACACCGGGATATCTATCCCGGCGATATTGCCCTCTGTGGTGACTATGCTCTCGAGTGATATCAGTTCTTCTATCCCGACCTCCTCCGCGAAGACGTCCGCCCACTGGTAGAGCTGCGCCTTGGTATAAGCCCTCTCTTTCTTGATCTGCTCCATCTGGCGGTGGAGTTTCTGAAGCTCCATTTGAAGCTGCTGCTTTTTAAGCATGAGGGTAGGCAGGTACTGGTCGAACCTTTTCAGCGACTCCTTCTGCTTCTTCAGCTCGTTCTTTGTAAGTCTTATCTTGGCCATATCTTTTATTCTGTTTTTTTAGGCCAGAACTTCTTGATGAGTTCTGTCCGGAAATTCGTCTCTTCCGGCTTGAAGCAATCGGCGAGTATCTTCCAGCCGTTATCCAGCGCCTCCTCCAGGGGCACGTTCACCTTAAGGGCCATCATCTGGCTCTCGAAAAGGTCGCCGTACTTGAGCAGCTTCCTGTCCCAGTCGCTCATCCTGAAACCCATTGACCTTTTCTCCTCGGTCTCCTTGTACTTGGCGTAAAGCTGTATCATGTTGTCCATTATGGCCCTGTGGTCCTCCCTGGTGTCCTTGTTGACCTGCTGCTTGAGCCTGCTAAGAGAGCCGAACGGCTCTATCCTTCCGTTGCGGAGGTAAAACTGTCCTTCGGTTATGTACCCGGTATTATCCGGGACCGGGTGGGTTATATCATCACCCGGCATGGTAGTTACCGCCAGCACCGTAAGTGAACCGGCGCCCTCGAAATCGCACGCCTTTTCATAGCGGGAAGCGAGCTGGCTGTAAAGGTCCCCGGGATAACCCCTGTTGGACGGGACCTGTTCCATGGTTATGGCTATCTCCTTCAGTCCGTCGGCGAAATTGGTCATGTCCGTTAAAAGCACCAGGACCTTTTTCCCTTCCAGGGCGAATTTCTCGGCCACCGCCAGGGAAAGGTCCGGGACCATAAGACCCTCAACTATCGGGTCCGCCGCCGTGTGCACGAAGAATATAGTCCTGCTCAAGGCGCCGCCCTCCTCCAGGGTGTTCTTGAAATACATGTACTGGTCGTATTTAAGGCCTATCCCTCCAAGAACGATAATGTCGACTTCCGCCTGGAGCGCGATCCTGGCCAGCACTTCGTTGTATGGCTCGCCCGAGACGCTGAATATTGGAAGTTTCTGGGACTCAACAAGCGAATTAAAAACATCGATCATGGGGATGTTCGTCCTGACCATGTTCTTGGGGATTATCCTCTTAGCGGGATTAACGGCCGGCCCCGCTATCTTTATCATGTTCTCTTCGATGGAAGGCCCGCCATCCCTGGGCTGGCCGCTTCCGTTGAATATCCTTCCCAGCATGTTCTTGGTAAAACCCACTTCCATGGGCCTGCCCAGGAACTTTACCTCATCCCCCGTTGATATCCCCCCGGCACCGGCGAAGACCTGAAGGAAGACCAGATCCCCTTCCAGCTTGATGACCTGTGCAAGCGACATTCCGCGCCAGGTGTTTATCTGCGCGAGTTCTTCATAAGCCACGTCATCCGCCTTCACGGTGACAACGTTGCCGGATATACTGAGTATCTTTGTGCACACCTTCCTCATGAGGCCTCACCTTCCTGTGACCCGCCTTCGGCGGCGGTCCCTTCGGGAACCGGCTTTTTATCTTCTCCGGAAAGGATCCGGTCTATTTCCTCTTCCTGCTTCTTGAACTCGTCCGAGTCCCATTTCTTGTAATTCCAGTCAATGAACCGGTGCCTCAGGTTGTAGAAAAAGTCCCTTGCCTCTTTCTTGTTCTTGAAGGGGAATTCTTTGCCGAGAACTTCCACCACCTTGGCAAAAACGTATTTCTGGCGGTCTTCCTTGGTCGCCGCGTCAACTTCGTCAAACCCGTTCTGCTGCAGATAAACGTTATCAAGGAACTCGCTCTTAAGGTACACGGCAAAGTCCTCCAGGGAAGTGCCCTCCTCGCCTACCACTTTCATCATCTGGCTTACCGCGTTACCCTTTTGCAGGACACTTTTGGCCGTATCGATCTCATCCTGCGGGATAAAGCTCCTGTACTTGCTCCAGCTCTCCAGAGGGTCCACCGAAGGATATTTCCTGGCCTCTGCGCGTTCGCGCGAAAGACCGTGAAAAGCGCCGACCACCTTGAGGGTGCCCTGCGTGACCGGTTCCTCGAAATTACCTCCGGCGGGGCTCACCGTGCCTCCTATAGTAAGGCTGCCAATACTGTCGTCCTGGAGCTTGACGATGCCCGCTCTTTCGTAAAAACTGGCTATGCGCGACTCCAGATACGCCGGATAAGCCTCTTCCCCGGGTATCTCTTCCAGGCGGCCGGATATCTCTCTCATCGCCTGTGCCCATCTCGATGTTGAGTCGGCAAGAAGAAGAACGTTAAGCCCCATCTGGCGGTAATACTCCGCCAGGGTTGCGCCGGTGTAAACCGAGGACTCTCTTGCCGCGACAGGCATGGAGGAAGTGTTACATATGATTATCGTCCTTTCCATAAGGGACCTTCCGGTCCTCGGATCGACCAGCTTGGGAAATTCGCGCAAGGTCTCAACGACCTCTCCCGCCCTTTCCCCGCAGGCGGCTATCAGTACTATGTCAACCTCCGCGTGCCGGCTGGTAATCTGCTGCAGGACGGTCTTGCCGGCACCGAAAGGACCGGGTATGCAGTAAGTGCCTCCCTTGGCCACCGGCACCAGAGTGTCTATTATCCGGATCTTGGTGATAAGAGGCTCTTTCGGTTCGAGTTTTTCCTTGAAAGCCTTTATGGGCATCTTGACCGGCCAGTTAAAGGTCATGGTAAGGTCGATGGATTTGCCTTTATCGTCCTTTATTACGGCTATTTTCTTATCTATCGTGTATTTCCCTTTCGCGGCCACTTCTTCAACGGTATAATCCCCGGAAAGATAGAAGGGTACCATTATCTTGTGCT
It includes:
- a CDS encoding V-type ATP synthase subunit D yields the protein MAKIRLTKNELKKQKESLKRFDQYLPTLMLKKQQLQMELQKLHRQMEQIKKERAYTKAQLYQWADVFAEEVGIEELISLESIVTTEGNIAGIDIPVFEKAVFREKEYDLEKTPLWVDYGIEHMKKVMIENAKMEVLKKQDELVREELRITTQRVNLFEKVMIPRTRENIRKIQIFLGDMQTAAVVTGKIAKEKIQKKNRAGAGV
- a CDS encoding V-type ATP synthase subunit B; amino-acid sequence: MRKVCTKILSISGNVVTVKADDVAYEELAQINTWRGMSLAQVIKLEGDLVFLQVFAGAGGISTGDEVKFLGRPMEVGFTKNMLGRIFNGSGQPRDGGPSIEENMIKIAGPAVNPAKRIIPKNMVRTNIPMIDVFNSLVESQKLPIFSVSGEPYNEVLARIALQAEVDIIVLGGIGLKYDQYMYFKNTLEEGGALSRTIFFVHTAADPIVEGLMVPDLSLAVAEKFALEGKKVLVLLTDMTNFADGLKEIAITMEQVPSNRGYPGDLYSQLASRYEKACDFEGAGSLTVLAVTTMPGDDITHPVPDNTGYITEGQFYLRNGRIEPFGSLSRLKQQVNKDTREDHRAIMDNMIQLYAKYKETEEKRSMGFRMSDWDRKLLKYGDLFESQMMALKVNVPLEEALDNGWKILADCFKPEETNFRTELIKKFWPKKTE
- a CDS encoding V-type ATP synthase subunit A, with protein sequence MSKQSGKIVAINGNMITVEFEDNIIQNEVAYVLSQDRRLKSEVIKISGNKAFLQVFEYTKGIKVGDEVEFSGEMLSVQLGPGILTQIYDGLQNPLPELAEQFGFFLPVGVELSALSFDREWEFTPLAKKGEIVKAGSVLGWVPEGIFEHKIMVPFYLSGDYTVEEVAAKGKYTIDKKIAVIKDDKGKSIDLTMTFNWPVKMPIKAFKEKLEPKEPLITKIRIIDTLVPVAKGGTYCIPGPFGAGKTVLQQITSRHAEVDIVLIAACGERAGEVVETLREFPKLVDPRTGRSLMERTIIICNTSSMPVAARESSVYTGATLAEYYRQMGLNVLLLADSTSRWAQAMREISGRLEEIPGEEAYPAYLESRIASFYERAGIVKLQDDSIGSLTIGGTVSPAGGNFEEPVTQGTLKVVGAFHGLSRERAEARKYPSVDPLESWSKYRSFIPQDEIDTAKSVLQKGNAVSQMMKVVGEEGTSLEDFAVYLKSEFLDNVYLQQNGFDEVDAATKEDRQKYVFAKVVEVLGKEFPFKNKKEARDFFYNLRHRFIDWNYKKWDSDEFKKQEEEIDRILSGEDKKPVPEGTAAEGGSQEGEAS